The Acinetobacter defluvii genome includes a region encoding these proteins:
- a CDS encoding helix-turn-helix domain-containing protein, which produces MKITQESLALQCGIDRSYMGRIERGEVNLTVEKLYEIAEILKINPRELLPTLEF; this is translated from the coding sequence TTGAAAATCACTCAAGAATCTCTTGCACTTCAATGTGGAATTGATCGGAGCTATATGGGGCGTATTGAACGTGGTGAGGTCAATCTCACTGTCGAAAAACTTTATGAAATTGCAGAAATACTCAAGATTAATCCTCGAGAGCTATTGCCAACATTAGAGTTTTAA
- a CDS encoding accessory factor UbiK family protein: MIETLLQAILEQVDQPKKDLEHNLRALLNEAVTKMDLVSRDELERQKTALQNANSRLAELQAQVKTLEASIQK, encoded by the coding sequence ATGATTGAAACACTATTACAAGCAATTTTGGAACAGGTTGACCAACCCAAGAAAGATTTAGAGCATAATTTACGTGCCTTATTGAATGAAGCAGTGACAAAAATGGATTTAGTGTCCCGAGATGAGCTTGAACGGCAAAAAACTGCACTACAAAATGCCAATAGCCGTTTGGCGGAGTTGCAAGCTCAAGTGAAAACCCTAGAAGCATCGATTCAAAAGTAA
- the glnK gene encoding P-II family nitrogen regulator: MKLVTAIVKPFKLDDVREALSEIGVQGITVTEVKGFGRQKGHTELYRGAEYVVDFLPKVKIEIAISDEMVDSVIESITRVASTGKIGDGKIFVTNLEQVIRIRTGETGADAV; encoded by the coding sequence ATGAAACTCGTAACAGCAATTGTAAAACCATTCAAATTAGATGATGTCCGTGAAGCATTGTCTGAAATTGGCGTTCAAGGGATCACCGTCACTGAAGTGAAAGGTTTTGGTCGCCAAAAAGGTCATACTGAACTTTATCGTGGTGCTGAATATGTCGTTGATTTTTTACCAAAAGTAAAAATTGAAATCGCAATCAGTGACGAAATGGTAGATTCAGTAATTGAATCAATCACACGTGTTGCAAGCACTGGAAAAATTGGTGATGGGAAAATTTTTGTCACTAATCTAGAACAAGTCATTCGTATTCGTACAGGTGAAACTGGTGCGGATGCTGTTTAA
- a CDS encoding ammonium transporter → MKKMLLALSLSGALLGGSVAWAEESVTEPTATAVSESNAATSSASLTTTENITPTEVAVITEQKPTLNTGDTAWILVSTALVLLMTIPGLALFYGGMVRKKNVLSTMAHSLLAAAIVSIVWVVVGYSLAFSEGNTFIGSLDKVMLSGITTDALSGSIPEILFVIFQMTFAIITVAIISGSIAERMKFSAYIAFITVWVVIVYAPIAHWVWGGGWLMNDGALDFAGGTVVHINSGVAGLVTAYLLDKRIGLGKESMAPHNLTLTVLGASLIWIGWFGFNGGSALGANGSAAYALVTTQVAAAAAALAWLLVEKLVRGKASVLGAASGAVAGLVVITPAAGFVTVGGALVMGLIGGVVCFWGISGLKRLLKADDSLDAFGLHGVGGIVGAILTAVFASEFIMGDKVPTDMMHQLWVQVEGVLATIIYSAVMTFIILKIIDLVVGIRVGTDDERMGLDLSQHGERIE, encoded by the coding sequence ATGAAAAAAATGCTACTTGCGCTCAGCCTGTCTGGCGCACTCCTTGGTGGATCAGTTGCGTGGGCTGAAGAAAGCGTAACTGAACCCACCGCTACAGCAGTGAGTGAATCAAATGCTGCTACATCGTCTGCTTCGCTTACAACAACTGAAAATATTACTCCTACCGAAGTTGCGGTAATCACAGAACAAAAACCAACCCTAAATACAGGTGATACCGCTTGGATTTTGGTATCAACCGCTTTAGTTTTACTCATGACTATTCCTGGTTTAGCTTTATTTTACGGAGGAATGGTTCGTAAAAAAAATGTCCTCAGCACGATGGCACATAGTTTACTGGCTGCTGCGATTGTCAGTATTGTTTGGGTCGTGGTTGGTTATAGCTTAGCATTTAGTGAAGGCAATACCTTTATTGGTAGTCTAGATAAAGTCATGCTTTCTGGCATTACAACTGATGCACTCAGTGGCTCTATTCCCGAAATTCTCTTTGTAATTTTTCAAATGACTTTTGCCATTATTACGGTGGCGATTATTAGTGGTTCTATCGCTGAGCGTATGAAATTTAGTGCTTATATTGCATTTATTACGGTTTGGGTGGTGATTGTCTATGCGCCGATTGCCCATTGGGTATGGGGTGGTGGTTGGTTAATGAATGATGGTGCGCTTGATTTTGCAGGTGGTACGGTGGTGCATATCAACTCAGGTGTGGCAGGTTTAGTCACCGCATATTTACTTGATAAACGTATTGGGCTCGGTAAAGAATCAATGGCGCCACACAACTTAACTTTAACTGTACTCGGTGCAAGTTTGATTTGGATCGGTTGGTTTGGTTTCAATGGTGGTTCTGCATTAGGTGCAAATGGTTCAGCAGCATATGCTTTGGTGACAACACAAGTTGCCGCAGCGGCAGCTGCACTCGCTTGGTTATTGGTTGAAAAACTGGTTCGTGGTAAAGCATCAGTATTGGGTGCAGCATCGGGTGCAGTTGCAGGCTTAGTCGTGATCACGCCTGCAGCAGGTTTTGTGACTGTCGGTGGTGCATTGGTCATGGGCTTGATCGGTGGCGTGGTATGTTTCTGGGGCATTTCAGGTTTAAAACGCTTACTTAAAGCAGACGACTCTTTGGATGCCTTCGGTCTACATGGTGTCGGCGGTATTGTCGGTGCGATCTTAACCGCAGTATTTGCAAGTGAGTTTATCATGGGTGATAAAGTCCCTACTGATATGATGCATCAACTTTGGGTGCAAGTTGAAGGTGTCTTAGCGACAATCATTTATTCAGCAGTGATGACTTTTATCATCTTGAAAATCATTGATTTGGTGGTCGGCATCAGAGTGGGTACAGATGATGAACGTATGGGATTGGATTTAAGTCAGCATGGCGAACGTATTGAATAA
- the nrdR gene encoding transcriptional regulator NrdR: protein MHCPFCNAADSKVIDSRLAAEGCQIRRRRECIKCAERFTTFETYEVVMPRVNKSDGKSEPFDESKLRRSLMHALQKRPVTQEQIETVLSDIQLKIRRLGERDVRSRTIGEIVMQSLFALDHVAYVRFASVYQDFQDVEAFRRQIELMQHRDQEKQD from the coding sequence ATGCATTGCCCATTTTGCAACGCCGCAGACAGTAAAGTGATCGACTCACGTTTGGCAGCCGAAGGTTGTCAGATCCGTCGACGTCGTGAATGTATTAAATGCGCAGAACGTTTTACCACTTTTGAAACCTATGAAGTAGTGATGCCGCGGGTAAATAAATCGGATGGTAAAAGTGAGCCCTTTGATGAATCAAAATTGCGTCGTTCACTGATGCATGCTTTGCAAAAGCGTCCTGTGACTCAAGAACAGATTGAAACGGTGCTTAGTGACATTCAACTAAAAATTCGCCGATTGGGAGAGCGTGATGTACGTTCACGTACGATTGGGGAAATTGTTATGCAGTCGTTATTTGCACTCGATCATGTCGCTTATGTACGTTTTGCGTCAGTGTATCAAGATTTCCAAGACGTGGAAGCATTTCGTCGTCAAATTGAATTGATGCAACATCGAGATCAAGAAAAGCAAGATTGA
- the ribD gene encoding bifunctional diaminohydroxyphosphoribosylaminopyrimidine deaminase/5-amino-6-(5-phosphoribosylamino)uracil reductase RibD: protein MSLTSSEQYAQHQYWMQQAIVLAQQGQYSTRPNPNVGCVIVKDGKVVGTGFHPKAGQPHAEVFALREAGQLAKGATAYVTLEPCAHYGRTPPCAKGLVEAGVVKVVVACSDPNPLVAGKGVQILKDAGIEVELGVCEAEAEALNKGFLKAMATGMPYVRLKVASSLDGRTAMASGESKWITGSEARQDVQHWRAISGAVVTGIETILADDPQLNVRQLVDVNMDHIVQPQRVILDRQGRLPLDAQILKQPETVMVMGPFRQELAQLGVVQLEIQSLADLLKTLKDFQIYDVMVEAGVTLSSAFLQENLIDEIISYIAPTFLGQSARAMFNANFEQMSQQLRFKLEDVIQLGQDIRLRLTPLQESV from the coding sequence ATGAGTCTTACTTCTTCTGAGCAATATGCACAGCATCAATATTGGATGCAACAAGCCATTGTACTTGCACAACAGGGGCAATATTCCACACGTCCAAATCCAAATGTTGGTTGTGTGATTGTCAAAGATGGAAAAGTTGTAGGAACAGGTTTTCATCCTAAAGCTGGTCAGCCACATGCGGAAGTGTTTGCTTTACGTGAAGCAGGGCAACTGGCGAAAGGGGCAACTGCTTATGTGACTTTGGAACCTTGTGCACACTATGGACGGACCCCGCCTTGTGCCAAAGGTTTGGTCGAGGCAGGTGTGGTAAAAGTGGTGGTGGCATGTTCAGACCCAAATCCTTTGGTTGCAGGAAAGGGTGTGCAAATTTTAAAAGATGCAGGTATAGAGGTTGAACTGGGCGTTTGTGAAGCAGAAGCTGAGGCGTTAAATAAAGGCTTTTTAAAAGCGATGGCAACAGGCATGCCTTATGTACGTTTGAAGGTTGCCTCAAGTTTAGATGGTCGTACAGCGATGGCATCCGGTGAATCAAAATGGATTACGGGTAGCGAAGCTCGTCAAGATGTACAACATTGGCGAGCAATTTCAGGGGCTGTGGTCACAGGGATTGAAACAATTTTAGCTGACGATCCACAGTTAAATGTGCGTCAGTTGGTTGATGTAAATATGGACCATATTGTACAACCGCAACGAGTAATTTTAGATCGACAAGGGCGTTTACCTTTAGATGCGCAGATACTCAAGCAGCCTGAAACGGTGATGGTCATGGGGCCTTTTCGTCAAGAGCTTGCACAATTGGGTGTGGTACAGTTAGAGATTCAATCTTTAGCAGACTTACTCAAGACCCTCAAAGATTTTCAAATCTACGATGTGATGGTCGAAGCTGGTGTAACATTATCCTCTGCTTTTTTACAAGAAAACTTGATAGATGAAATCATCAGTTATATTGCGCCCACATTTTTAGGTCAATCCGCACGTGCTATGTTCAATGCAAACTTTGAACAGATGTCACAACAACTTCGTTTTAAGCTTGAGGATGTAATCCAACTTGGTCAAGACATCCGTTTAAGATTAACTCCTTTGCAAGAGTCAGTATGA
- a CDS encoding DNA adenine methylase, with protein sequence MNSETSSVYHKRRHAARTTDEYLFNQLVPYLGNKRRLLHLILEALEQTGTLHRKSKRAPIFADFFAGSGVVSRLARQNGYRVIANDWEPYSHALNHAILACTDAPAFKELGGYQKAIDYLNRLPEVKGWVTHNLCPRNDEVYDPSRDRLFFKRRNGMRIDAIRQQIATWQAQGAIDDVEMSALLAPLLYSASFVSNTSGVFKSFHHGWGGRTQSALERIESLLWLMPSRFCEIGSDTKQNTPMAEMWCVDAQHLANQMSGFEVDVAYLDPPYNQHAYSSNYHVLNSLTLWDQVDLPTPDTKGFKSGIDRAWRKERPSPYNSSKYAQEAYEKLLSTINARYILTSYSTDGNIEAKDLLEANLKRGKVTLLTQDVPRYRVSKQRQSERARVLEFIVITDTHAKSGPPLRQLLSQLYHFAELGGVDTSGVSTQLDLW encoded by the coding sequence ATGAATTCAGAGACTTCTTCGGTATATCACAAACGTCGCCACGCTGCCCGTACGACGGATGAATATCTATTCAATCAACTTGTGCCCTATCTGGGCAATAAACGCCGATTGTTACATCTGATTTTAGAAGCGCTTGAGCAAACAGGAACTTTGCATCGTAAAAGCAAAAGAGCTCCGATCTTTGCTGATTTTTTTGCAGGCAGTGGCGTGGTATCACGTTTAGCACGACAAAATGGTTACCGTGTGATCGCTAATGATTGGGAACCTTATAGTCATGCATTGAATCATGCGATTTTAGCCTGTACTGATGCGCCTGCCTTTAAAGAGTTAGGCGGTTATCAAAAAGCCATTGATTATTTAAACCGTTTGCCTGAAGTCAAAGGTTGGGTGACACATAATCTTTGTCCGAGAAATGATGAAGTTTATGATCCGAGTCGTGACCGTTTATTCTTCAAGCGTCGTAATGGCATGCGCATTGATGCGATTCGCCAGCAAATTGCGACATGGCAAGCACAAGGCGCAATTGATGATGTCGAAATGAGTGCCTTACTTGCGCCATTACTCTATTCAGCAAGTTTTGTGAGTAATACCAGTGGCGTGTTTAAAAGCTTCCATCATGGTTGGGGAGGGCGTACGCAATCAGCGTTGGAACGTATCGAATCTTTATTGTGGCTCATGCCCAGCCGTTTTTGTGAAATTGGTTCAGATACCAAACAAAACACACCGATGGCTGAAATGTGGTGTGTCGATGCACAGCATCTCGCCAATCAAATGAGTGGTTTTGAGGTAGATGTTGCCTATCTTGATCCACCTTATAACCAGCATGCGTATAGCAGTAATTACCATGTTTTAAACTCTTTAACTTTATGGGATCAGGTCGATTTACCGACACCAGATACCAAAGGTTTTAAGAGTGGCATTGACCGTGCTTGGCGTAAAGAGCGCCCAAGTCCTTATAATTCTTCAAAATATGCACAAGAAGCCTATGAGAAATTATTGTCGACTATTAATGCGCGTTATATTTTAACCAGTTATTCTACGGACGGTAATATTGAGGCGAAAGACTTACTTGAAGCCAATCTAAAACGTGGCAAAGTGACCTTATTAACCCAAGATGTGCCACGTTATCGTGTTAGTAAACAACGTCAGTCTGAGCGTGCACGGGTTTTAGAGTTTATTGTGATTACCGATACCCACGCCAAATCTGGACCACCTCTGCGTCAACTACTCAGCCAGTTGTATCATTTTGCTGAATTAGGCGGAGTAGATACTTCTGGAGTGAGTACCCAGTTAGATTTATGGTAA